In the Sandaracinus amylolyticus genome, GTGCAGGCCGTCGTGCTCGAAGGCCCGGGCGGTGCGGCAGCGCGCGCGCTCAAGGACACGATCCGCGATCGCGAAGGCTACGCGACGTACGCGCAGGCGCTGCGCGATCACGTGCAGCGCTGGAACGGGAAGCCGCCCGCGCCGCGTCAGGCCTGGGTCGAGCTCGCGGGTGTGCTCGGCGACTCGCTCGGGCAGCACGCGGACAGCGCCGAGGTGCTGCGCGTCGCGGCGCGCGCGCTCCCCGAGGACGTCGAGCTCGATCGCCAGCTCGCGGCGCGCCTCGCACGCGTCGGACGTCGCGACGAGGCGGTCGCGATCCTGCGCCGTCGCATCGACGAGCACGTCGGTCGCGTCGAGTGCTGGCGCGATCTCCGCGGCCTGTGGAGCCCGACGCCCGAGCTCGCGATGCTCACCGTCGGCCCGCTCGCCCTGCTCGGCGGCGCGAGCAACGACGACGTCGAGCGGCTTCGCGCGCGCGCCTCGCAGTCGGGCCGCGCGCGCCCCGGAACGCTCGGGTCCGAGACGCTGCCCGGCGTCTACGAGATGGACGCCAACTCGCCGGTGCTCACCGTGCTCGCGACGCTGCCCGAGGCGTTCTCGCGGCTCTATCCGCCCGACCTCGAGGGCTTCGGGCTCAGCACGCGCGATCGCATCACCACGCGCTCGGGGCATCCGCTCCGCGCGCTCACCGATCGCATCGCCGCGATCTTCCGCGTGGAGAACTACGAGCTCTACGTGCACCGCGTGCGCGCGCGCGGCCTCGCGGTCGAGCTCGGAGAGCCCGCGTCGATCCTCGTGCCCGCGAGCCTGACCGAGCTGCCCGAGACGCAGCAGGTCTTCCTGCTCGCACGCGCGTTCGCGAACGTCGCGATGCGCTTCCACATCACCGACAAGCTCACGCCGCGCGAGATCGAGGTGCTCGTCGCGTCGGCGGTGCGCGCGTTCGCGCCCGGCTTCGGGTCGGGCCTGACCAGCGAGGACATCCTCGACGATCAGATGCGCCGCATCCAGAAGGCGCTCTCGCGCCGCGCCCGTCGCTCGCTCGAGGAGGCGACGCCGCGCTACGTGAACGCGCCGCCCGTCGAGTTCGCGGCGTGGGCGCGGCAGATCCAGCTCGGGTCGGCGCGCGCGGCGCTGCTCGTCTCCGACGATCTGCTCGGCGCGATCGAGGTGCTCCGCCGCACCGAGCGCGACCTCGCGCACGTCGAGCCGCGCGACATCGTGCGTGCGTCTCCGCTCGTCGGTGAGCTCGTTCGATGGTGGGCGTCCGATGCGGCCATCGACCTCCGTCGCCGCGCGGGTATGCTCGCGTAGCTCCGCGACCAGGACCTCACGGAGGAGCGGGAACATGGACAAGATTCGGACGCTGATCGACGAAGCGACGCTCGCCGCGAAGGTGAAGGAGCTGGGCAGGAAGATCACCGAGCGCCATCGCGGCCACGAGGTCGTGCTGGTCCCGGTGCTCAAGGGCAGCTTCGTGTTCGCGGCCGATCTCGCGCGGCAGATCGATCTGCCGGTGACCATCGAATTCCTCGGATGCCGCAGCTACGAGGGCACCGAGAGCAGCGGCGTGGTGCAGATCACGTACGACCTCACGAAGCCCATCGAGGGCAAGCACGTGATCATCGTCGAGGACATCGTCGACACCGGGCTGACGATGACCTACCTGCTCGAGAACCTCGAGACGCGCCGCCCCGCGAGCCTCGAGCTCTGCTCGCTGCTCCACAAGCCGGCGCGCACCCGCGTGCCGGTCGAGATCCACTACCTCGGCTTCACGATCGACGACGTGTTCGTCGTCGGCTACGGCCTCGACTACGCCGAGCGCTTCCGCAACGTGCCCTTCATCGGCGTGCTCGAGCAAGGCGCGAAGACCTGATGAGCAAGCGTCTCGAGATGCTCGAGATGATGACGAGCAAGAAGCCGGACGACCCGTTCGTCTGGTACGCGCGCGCCATGGAGCTGCGCTCGCTCGATCGGAAGGACGAGGCGCTCGCGGCGTTCGGCGAGGTCGCGACGAAGTTCCCGACCTACGTGCCGACGTACCTGATGGGCGCGCAGGTCGCGGCCGAGCTCGGTCGCGCCGACGAAGCGCGCGCCTTCGCGGAGCGCGGCATCGAGAAGGCGCGCGCCGGTGGCGATGGGCACGCGCTCTCCGAGCTCACGTCGTTCCTCGCCACGATCTGATTCGCTTTTCTTTTCGATCGCGGAGGCTTCGATGGTTGGCTTCGACGTGCGCACGCTCGCGTGCGCGTTCGCGCTCGGTCTCGCCCTCACGGCGTGTGGAGACGACGACGGTCCAGGCGACGTCGACGCAGGCCCCGTCGACTCGGGCACGTTCGACGCGGGACGCGACGCGTCGTGGCCCGACGGCGGCCCGGCGGATCCGGTCACGTTCCCCGAGATCGGCCCGCTGGTCGGCGACGAAGGCGAAGGATCCTTCAGGTTCGGCGTCGCGACCGCGGCCACGCAGATCGAGGACATGAACCCCTCGACCGACTGGTACGCGTTCACCGCGCCCGAGTCGGAGGGTGGCCTCGCGCGCGGCACGTTCGTCGGCGACGCGGTGCGCGGCTACACGAACGCGGTCGCCGACGTCGCGCTGCTCGAGCAGCTCCACGTCGACTCCTATCGCTTCAGCGTCGAGTGGGCGCGCGTCGAGCCCCAGCGCGATCAGGTCGACGAGGCCGCGCTCGCGCACTACTCGTCGCTGCTCGACGCGCTGGTCACCGCGGGCATCCGCCCGATGATCACGGTGCACCACTTCTCGAACCCGACGTGGGTCGACGATCCGCGCCGCGACCCCGCGGACTGCACCGGCGAGTTCCCCGGCGACGAGTGGCTCTGCGGCTTCGGCCATCCGACCGGCGGTCCGCTCATCGTCGAGGAGATCGGCGAGCACGCATGCCGCCTCGCCGAGGAGTACGGCGATCGCGTCGACGAGTGGGGCTCGATCAACGAGCCCGTGAACTACCTCTTCGCGTCGTACGGCGCGGGCGGGCAGTTCCCTCCGGCGCGCAGCTACATCCTCAATAATTTCGAATACTTCATGAACATCGTGCGCGACGCGATCCGCGCGCACGTCGCGATCTACGACGCGATCCAGCGCTGCGACACGGTCGACGCCGACGGCGACACGGTGAACGCGACCATCGGCATCCCGCTCTCCGTCGCGTACTGGACCCCGGCGCGCGGCGGCGCGCCGAGCACGCTCGAGGCCGACATCGCGGCGACCGAGCGCATGACCTACGTCTATCACTACCTGCTCGTCGACTCGCTGCGGAACGGCACCTTCGATCCCGACCTCGACGGCACCGGCGACGAAGCGCAGCCCACGTGGGAGGGCAAGCTCGACTGGCTCGGCGTGCAGTACTACTTCCGCGCTGGCGTCACCGCGCAGCCCGCGACGATCCGTCCGATCGGCGCGACGCCGTGCTTCACGCTGCTCGACTTCGGCGCGTGCCTCGATCCCGTCGACGAGACTCACTGGGTGCCGGCGATGGGCTACGAGTACTGGGAGCCCGGGCTCTCCGAGATCCTGCTCGCGATGGGCGAGCGGTATCCGGACCTGCCGCTCCTCGTGACCGAGGCGGGCATCTCGACCGAGGTCGGTCGTCGTCGCGCCGAGAACGTGGTGCGCACGCTCGAGCAGATCGCGCGGGCGCGCGCCGCAGGCGTCGACGTGCGCGGCTACTACCACTGGTCGCTGATGGACAACTTCGAGTGGGCCGAGGGCTACGAGCCGCGCTTCGGCCTCTTCCGCGTCGATCGCACCGGCGACTATCCGCGCACGATCACCGAAGGCGGCACCGTGTACGGCGCGATCGCGGAGACGCGCGAGCTCACGACGGAGCAGCGCCTCGAGTACGGCGGGCTCGGCCCGATGACGCCGGAGACCCCGCATCAGCCGTAGCGCGATGCCCCGGTCCTGTGACGAAAACGTCCAGGACCTGGCGATCGCCAGCGGGTGCAATACGATCGTCGAGATGGACAAGGCTGCGCTCGCCGATCGCGCCGACGGAACGCTCGCGGAGGCCTCTGCGGCGGGCGCGAGCGCGATCCGGATCGAGCCCGCGACGCGGCCCTCGTCGAGCCCGCCGCCGCCGTCGGAAGGCAGCGGCACGCCCGACCTCGTCCGCGGCACGCCCGACCTCTTCATCAACCGCGAGCTCAGCTGGCTCGAGTTCAACCAGCGCGTCCTCGACGAAGCGCGCGACCGCTCGGTGCCGCTCCTCGAGCGCCTGAAGTTCGTCTCGATCTGCGCGAGCAACCTCGACGAGTTCTTCATGGTGCGCGTCGCGGGCCTCGTCGGTCAGCGTCGCGATCGCGTGCACGTCGTCGCGAGCGACGGCATGTCGCCCACCGAGCAGCTCGCTGCGATCGCGAAGCGCGTCGGCCGCATGCGCAACGAGATGAGCGAGCTCCTGCTCGAGGATCTGCTCCCCGAGCTCGCGGGCCGCGGCGTGCGCCTCATCGCGGCGCGCGACGTGGGCGTCGACGGTCGTGCCCAGCTCCGCCAGTACTTCCGCGATCAGGTCCTGCCGGTCCTCACGCCGCTCGCGATCGATCCCGGCCATCCGTTCCCGCACCTGCGCAACAAGAGCCTGAACCTCATCGCGATGCTCTCCGGCTCGCACCGCCAGGCGGTCGCGCCCGCGTTCGCGATGGTGCAGGTGCCGGGCGTGCTGCCGCGCCTCGTCCGCGTGACGACCGCCGACGAGGGAACGAAGGCCGCGTACGTGCTGCTCGACGATCTCATCGCGCTGCACATCGGCGATCTCTTCCCCGGCTTCCGCTGCCTCGGCGCGTGGCCCTTCCGCGTGGTGCGCAACTTCGATCTCTCGATCGACGAGGAAGAAGCCGAAGACCTGCTCGAGAGCGTGAAGCAGGAAGTCCGTCGTCGCGATCGCGGCAACGCGGTGAGCGTGCTGATCGACGGGCGCGCGCACCAGGCCGCGCAGGACATGCTGCGCGAGGCGCTGCGGGTCGACACCGAGTACGTCTTCACGGTCGACGGCCCGCTGAACCTGCCCGACCTCGTGCAGCTCGGCGAGACGCTCGATCAGGATCCGGAGCTGCGCGATCCCGCGTTCACGCCACAGTTGGTGCCGCCCTTCCGCCACGAAGAAGAGCCGATCTTCGCGGTGATCGCGAAGCGCGACGTGCTCCTGCACCACCCGTACGAGTCGTTCGATCCGGTCGTGCACTTCATCGAAGAGGCCGCGACCGATCCCGACGTGCTCGCGATCAAGCAGACGCTCTATCGCACCAGCGGTGACTCGCCGATCGTGAAGGCGCTCATGCGCGCCGCCGATCACGGCAAGCAGGTCACCGCGCTCGTCGAGATCAAGGCGCGCTTCGACGAAGAGAACAACATCCAGTGGGCGCGCAAGCTCGAGGAAGCGGGCGTGCACGTCGTGTACGGCCTGCTCGGCCTCAAGACGCACGCGAAGGCCGCGCTGGTGGTGCGCCGCGAGAACGGCGAGCTGAAGCGCTACGTCCACCTCGGCACCGGCAACTACAACCCGAGCACGGCGCGCCTCTACACGGATCTCTCGTTCTTCACCGCGCGCCCCGACATCGGCGAGGACGCGAGCTCGCTCTTCAACCTGCTCACCTCGTGCACCGCGCCCGCGACGTGGCGGAAGCTGATCGTCGCGCCGCTCGGATTGCACGAGCGCGTGCTCGGATTGATCGAGCGCGAGGCTGCCGCGGCGCGCGCGGGACGTCCGGCGCGGATCGTCGCGAAGATGAACTCGCTCGTCGATCCCGACGTGATCCTCGCGCTCTACCGGGCGTCGCAGGCGGGCGTGCGGATCGACCTGATGGTGCGCGGCATCTGCTGTCTGCGCCCCGGTCTGCCCGGCGTCAGCGACAACATCCGCGTCTCGTCGATCGTGGATCGCTTCCTCGAGCACGCGCGCATCTTCGTGTTCGAGGCCGACGGAGCGCAGGAGGTCTACTGCGCGAGCGCCGACTGGATGCAGCGCAACTTCCATCGCCGCGTCGAGGTGATGTTCCCCGTCGAAGATCCTGTGCTCAAGGCACGCATCGTCGAGGAGATCCTCGGCACCGAGATGCGCGACAACATGAAGCGCCGCACGCTGCGCGCCGACGGGCACTGGCATCACGCGCGACCCAGCGAGGGCGAGCACGAGGTGCGCGCCCAGCGCGTGTTCCTGAACCGCGCCCGCGACGCCGCGGCGCGCGCCGACGCGAAGGTGCGTCACGAGCGCCCGTTCATCGTGCGCCCGGTGCGCAACCGACCGACGAAGACGCCCGACGGCCTCGACGTCGAGCCGGCACCGTCGCGCGACTCGGTGCCCGAGGGGCTGCTCAGCGTTCCGCCGCCCGCCCCGGGCACGCACAACAACGGCTGAGCCGGGCGCTCAGCCCGACGGGTGCAGCGACGCGATCAGCGACTCGAACGCGCCCGACGCGTCCTGCACCGCGGCCTCGGGCCCGGTGAGCTTGAAGAACACCATTCCGTCGGGCCCCTCGGCGATCGCGCCGAGCAGTCGATAGCCGGGCTGCGCCGCCCCACCGCCGCCGCCCATGCCGCGCATGCCCGCGAACGCGCCCGCGACCTGCACGCGCGTCACGCGGATGCCGTTCACCTCGGCGCGCTCGATCACCGCGACCTCGCGGCTGGGGCGTCCGTCGGGCTGCTCGAACTGATCGACCCAGCGCGCGACGTTCTCGTCGACGCCGCCGCCCTGATCGCGACCGAAGTGGAACACCGTGAGCTCGGCGCCCTCGTGATCGCGCACGGCGTACTCCGCCGCGCGCATCGGCGAGCTCGGACGCCGCGAGATCAGCGGCTCCTCGGCGCGCCATGCGAGGCCGCCCGCGGCGTCCTCGAACTCCGGCTGCGCAGGCGCTTCGCTCGGGGTCTCCTGGTGCGCGGCGGGAGCCTCGTGCGGGACCGGCGTGCCGCCGCCCTGGGGCCCGCAGGTGCACCCGGTCAGCAGCACGATCATCGCGAGCATCGAGCGCATCGCGTCACTCCTCGACGGTCATCTCGGCGAGCCCGCCGCCGAGGTTGTGGTGGCTGCGCGACACGAAGCGAACGCGGTCGATCCCGTCCGCATCGAAGTCGTGCGAGACCGGCTGCGGATCGCGCTCGAAGGACGCGAACTCGCCGTCGATCTGCTCCACGACGCGCCCGCCCGAGTAGAGCTCGATGCGGTACTCGCGCGTCGCGCGATCGAAGTGCGGCGCGTTCTTCGCGTTCGTCAGCGTCACGCGCGCGACGTGCCGCGGCGGCGAGAGGCGCGTCTCGACCCACCCGCTCGCGCGATCGGGCAGGAGCCACTCGCTGTTCACGTCGCCGTCGATCGCGTTGCCCGCGCCGAACGTCGGGCTGTTCGCGAACGTCGCCGATGCGTCCGCCGTCACCTCGTGCGGCGTGCGCATCACGAAGACGAGCGCGGCGATCAGCGCGACCCCGAGCACCGCCGCGGTCGCGATGCGCGCGATGCGCGTCACGCCGAGCTCGCGCGGCGACATCGCCGCGTAGGCGAGCGCACGCTCCACGTCGAGGCGCGCGCGCGCGATCTGCTGATACAGGTCGGCGTGCGCCGCGTTCACGTCGGCATCGAGGCGTGGCAGCGTCGTGGTGCGCGCCTTCTCTTCCGCCTCCGCGATCGCGTTGAGCCGATCGGCGCTCACACCGCGCGCAGCGAGCACGGTGCGCCACGTCGCGGGCGGCGGGGGCTCGCTCTTCGGCGCATCGCTCTCGGCGCCCTCGACTTCGCCTTCCGGCTTCGCGGGCTCCTTCGCGGGCGCGCTCGTCGCTCCGTCGTAGCGAGGCGCGGCCTCGAGCGTCGCGGTCAGCGCCTCGACCACGAGCCGCAGCCCTTCGGCCGCGTGCCCGTTCGACCAGAGCGCCTCCGCGGCCTCGGCCTTCTGCCGCCCGAGCGCGAGCGCATCGGCGATCTCCTTGCGCTTCGTCTCCGGGATCCGGGCCGCGGTCGCGCTCGCATCGCGCAGCGTGAAGTACTCGGCGATCGAAGAAGAAGCCATCGTTCCGTCGCGCTCCTCGAGGGCGCCGACAGTAGCACGCGCCCCACGCGCGCATTAGAACCGCGCGATGCGCGCCGACGAGCACGAGCGGATGTATCGCGTCGAGACGCGGCACTTCTGGTTCACCGGTACGCGCCGCGTGATCGTCTCGGCGCTCGAGCGCGCCCTCGGCTCGCGCCTCGCCGGCGCGCGCGTGCTCGACCTCGGCTGCGGCACCGGGTTCACCCTCACGCGCCTGCCCGACGGTGTCCGCTCGGTGGGCCTCGACTACTCGCCCGCCGCGCTCGCCTTCGCCCGCGAGCGTGCGTCCTCGTCGGCGCTGGTGCGCGGATCTGCGTACGCCCTCCCCTTCGCCGACGGATCGTTCGACGCGGTGCTCGCGCTCGACGTCCTCGAGCACCTCGACGACGACCTCGCCGCCGCGCGCGAGCTGCGCCGCGTGCTCGCCCCGGGCGGCGTCGCGATCGTCACCGTGCCCGCGTTCCAGGCGCTCTGGAGCGCGCACGACGAGGCGCTCGATCACCGTCGCCGGTACCGCCTGTCGCGCATCGAGGCGGTGCTCCGCGACGCTGGTCTCACGATCGAGCACGGCAGCTACTACAATTTCTTCCTCTTCCCCGCGGTCGCGGCGGCGCGCCTCGCCGAGCGCGCACGCGTCGCGATGGGGCTCACGCGCACGTCCTCGACCGCGGGCAGGTCCTCGCCCGGAGCAAAGGGAACCGACCTCCGCATCCCGCCCGCGCCGATCAACGACGCGCTCGCCGCGCTCCTCGGCGCGGAACGCGCGATCGCTCCGCGCATGCGGCTGCCCTTCGGAGTGTCCTGTCTCGTGATCGCCCGCGCCTGACGCGCAGCTCGCGCTCGCACGACGGCGAGGTCGGGGTCGACGGCGTCGACGGCACGCCCCACGCTACTCCACCCCGCGCGCGCCACCTCTTCGCGGCGGTCAGTCCGCGAACCCGCCAACACTGCGGTGCGCTGTGCGCGACGCAATGCGTCAGGCGAACGCAGGTGTCCCAGCCTTGCGTCGCGAAAAGCGCCTGACTATGTTCCCACGAGCAATTTTCGTCCCGGAACGCCGGAGAAACGAAGAGAGATATGGCAGACGACGACGAGAAGACGGGCGAGCTCACCGATCAGGATCTGAGCTTCGGCGACGAGCTCCCGGTCCTCCCGATCCGCAACGCCGTCCTGTTCCCTGGCGCGGTCGCCCCCTTCGACGTCGGTCGCGAGAAGTCGGTCGCGCTCGTCGAGGACATCGACAACCTCGCGCAGCCGGTCATCGCGATCTTCGCGCAGCGTGATCCGTCGACCGACGACCCTTCGCAGGCAGACCTCTATCCCGTCGGTGTCGCAGCGCGCGTGCTCAAGGCGCTGAAGCACTCGAGCGGCAACTACTCGTTGATCCTCCAGGGCCTCGTCCGCATCCGCATGGAGGGCGTGCAGCAGCTCGACCCGTACATGCGCGCGCGCATCTCGCGCCTCGATCAGCCGAAGGCCGAGGACGTGGAGACCGAGGCGCTCGCGATGTCGCTCCGTGACATCGCGAAGCAGGTCATCCAGCTGATGCCCGAGCTCCCGCGCGAGGCGACCTCGCTGATCGACTCGATCAACGAGCCCGGTCAGCTCGCGGATCTCGTCGCGGCGAACCTCGACGCGCCGGTCGACGAGAAGGCCCAGCTCCTCGAGACGATCGACGTGAAGGAGCGCATCCGCAAGGTGCTCCGCCTCCTCACGCGCCAGCTCGAGATCCTCAAGATGCGCGAGCGGATCAACTCGCAGATCAAGGAGGAGATGGGCAAGAACCAGCGCGAGTACGTGCTCCGCCAGCAGCTCAAGGCGATCAAGGAAGAGCTCGGCGAGGAGGACGGCGACCAGGGCGACCTGGACGTGCTGGACGAGCGCATCACGAAGGCGAACCTCCCGCAGGAAGCGGAGCAGGTCGCGCGCAAGC is a window encoding:
- the hpt gene encoding hypoxanthine phosphoribosyltransferase, with the translated sequence MDKIRTLIDEATLAAKVKELGRKITERHRGHEVVLVPVLKGSFVFAADLARQIDLPVTIEFLGCRSYEGTESSGVVQITYDLTKPIEGKHVIIVEDIVDTGLTMTYLLENLETRRPASLELCSLLHKPARTRVPVEIHYLGFTIDDVFVVGYGLDYAERFRNVPFIGVLEQGAKT
- a CDS encoding tetratricopeptide repeat protein is translated as MSKRLEMLEMMTSKKPDDPFVWYARAMELRSLDRKDEALAAFGEVATKFPTYVPTYLMGAQVAAELGRADEARAFAERGIEKARAGGDGHALSELTSFLATI
- a CDS encoding family 1 glycosylhydrolase; this encodes MVGFDVRTLACAFALGLALTACGDDDGPGDVDAGPVDSGTFDAGRDASWPDGGPADPVTFPEIGPLVGDEGEGSFRFGVATAATQIEDMNPSTDWYAFTAPESEGGLARGTFVGDAVRGYTNAVADVALLEQLHVDSYRFSVEWARVEPQRDQVDEAALAHYSSLLDALVTAGIRPMITVHHFSNPTWVDDPRRDPADCTGEFPGDEWLCGFGHPTGGPLIVEEIGEHACRLAEEYGDRVDEWGSINEPVNYLFASYGAGGQFPPARSYILNNFEYFMNIVRDAIRAHVAIYDAIQRCDTVDADGDTVNATIGIPLSVAYWTPARGGAPSTLEADIAATERMTYVYHYLLVDSLRNGTFDPDLDGTGDEAQPTWEGKLDWLGVQYYFRAGVTAQPATIRPIGATPCFTLLDFGACLDPVDETHWVPAMGYEYWEPGLSEILLAMGERYPDLPLLVTEAGISTEVGRRRAENVVRTLEQIARARAAGVDVRGYYHWSLMDNFEWAEGYEPRFGLFRVDRTGDYPRTITEGGTVYGAIAETRELTTEQRLEYGGLGPMTPETPHQP
- the ppk1 gene encoding polyphosphate kinase 1; translated protein: MDKAALADRADGTLAEASAAGASAIRIEPATRPSSSPPPPSEGSGTPDLVRGTPDLFINRELSWLEFNQRVLDEARDRSVPLLERLKFVSICASNLDEFFMVRVAGLVGQRRDRVHVVASDGMSPTEQLAAIAKRVGRMRNEMSELLLEDLLPELAGRGVRLIAARDVGVDGRAQLRQYFRDQVLPVLTPLAIDPGHPFPHLRNKSLNLIAMLSGSHRQAVAPAFAMVQVPGVLPRLVRVTTADEGTKAAYVLLDDLIALHIGDLFPGFRCLGAWPFRVVRNFDLSIDEEEAEDLLESVKQEVRRRDRGNAVSVLIDGRAHQAAQDMLREALRVDTEYVFTVDGPLNLPDLVQLGETLDQDPELRDPAFTPQLVPPFRHEEEPIFAVIAKRDVLLHHPYESFDPVVHFIEEAATDPDVLAIKQTLYRTSGDSPIVKALMRAADHGKQVTALVEIKARFDEENNIQWARKLEEAGVHVVYGLLGLKTHAKAALVVRRENGELKRYVHLGTGNYNPSTARLYTDLSFFTARPDIGEDASSLFNLLTSCTAPATWRKLIVAPLGLHERVLGLIEREAAAARAGRPARIVAKMNSLVDPDVILALYRASQAGVRIDLMVRGICCLRPGLPGVSDNIRVSSIVDRFLEHARIFVFEADGAQEVYCASADWMQRNFHRRVEVMFPVEDPVLKARIVEEILGTEMRDNMKRRTLRADGHWHHARPSEGEHEVRAQRVFLNRARDAAARADAKVRHERPFIVRPVRNRPTKTPDGLDVEPAPSRDSVPEGLLSVPPPAPGTHNNG
- a CDS encoding discoidin domain-containing protein, whose protein sequence is MASSSIAEYFTLRDASATAARIPETKRKEIADALALGRQKAEAAEALWSNGHAAEGLRLVVEALTATLEAAPRYDGATSAPAKEPAKPEGEVEGAESDAPKSEPPPPATWRTVLAARGVSADRLNAIAEAEEKARTTTLPRLDADVNAAHADLYQQIARARLDVERALAYAAMSPRELGVTRIARIATAAVLGVALIAALVFVMRTPHEVTADASATFANSPTFGAGNAIDGDVNSEWLLPDRASGWVETRLSPPRHVARVTLTNAKNAPHFDRATREYRIELYSGGRVVEQIDGEFASFERDPQPVSHDFDADGIDRVRFVSRSHHNLGGGLAEMTVEE
- a CDS encoding class I SAM-dependent methyltransferase, which produces MRADEHERMYRVETRHFWFTGTRRVIVSALERALGSRLAGARVLDLGCGTGFTLTRLPDGVRSVGLDYSPAALAFARERASSSALVRGSAYALPFADGSFDAVLALDVLEHLDDDLAAARELRRVLAPGGVAIVTVPAFQALWSAHDEALDHRRRYRLSRIEAVLRDAGLTIEHGSYYNFFLFPAVAAARLAERARVAMGLTRTSSTAGRSSPGAKGTDLRIPPAPINDALAALLGAERAIAPRMRLPFGVSCLVIARA